One Caretta caretta isolate rCarCar2 chromosome 8, rCarCar1.hap1, whole genome shotgun sequence DNA window includes the following coding sequences:
- the LOC142073067 gene encoding ovomucoid-like: protein MKITGAVLLFALALCCFYSDAAGQAGKGFCSEYKKPPEKCTFEYNPVCGTDGKTYGNKCVFCGAVYENLGSLCFQHYGECKSHNEDKEREDL from the exons ATGAAGATAACAGGGGCCGTTCTGCTCTTCGCTCTGGCACTTTGCTGCTTCTACTCAG ATGCTGCTGGCCAGGCTGGTAAG GGTTTCTGCAGTGAGTACAAGAAGCCTCCGGAAAAATGCACCTTTGAGTACAACCCGGTCTGTGGCACTGATGGCAAGACATATGGAAACAAATGTGTCTTTTGTGGAGCAGTCTA tGAAAACCTTGGAAGTCTTTGCTTTCAGCATTATGGAGAATGCAAGTCGCACAATGAGGACAAGGAAAGAGAAGACCTTTAG
- the LOC125641809 gene encoding ovomucoid-like: MKITGAVLLFALALCCFYSDAAGQAGKGFCSEYKKPPEICTFEYNPVCGTDGKTYGNKCVFCGAVYENLGSLCFQHYGECKSHNEDKEREDL; the protein is encoded by the exons ATGAAGATAACAGGGGCCGTTCTGCTCTTCGCTCTGGCACTTTGCTGCTTCTACTCAG ATGCTGCTGGCCAGGCTGGTAAG GGTTTCTGCAGTGAGTACAAGAAGCCTCCGGAAATCTGCACCTTTGAGTACAACCCGGTCTGTGGCACTGATGGCAAGACATATGGAAACAAATGTGTCTTTTGTGGAGCAGTCTA tGAAAACCTTGGAAGTCTTTGCTTTCAGCATTATGGAGAATGCAAGTCGCACAATGAGGACAAGGAAAGAGAAGACCTTTAG
- the LOC125641810 gene encoding ovomucoid-like, with protein MKTAAAILFLTLGLFSSFQDAVGQGHRGFCSEYQSRPTFCTLEYNPICGTDGKTYGNKCAFCSAVFENLGNLCFDQYGEC; from the exons ATGAAGACAGCAGCTGCCATTTTATTCCTCACTCTGGGGCTCTTCTCCAGCTTTCAGG atgCTGTCGGCCAGGGTCATCGG GGTTTCTGCAGTGAGTACCAGAGTCGTCCAACTTTCTGCACCTTGGAGTACAACCCGATCTGTGGCACTGATGGCAAGACATACGGCAACAAATGTGCCTTTTGTAGTGCAGTCTT TGAAAACCTTGGAAATCTTTGCTTTGACCAGTATGGAGAATGCTGA